DNA from Candidatus Dependentiae bacterium:
GTTCACATCCCAAATTTTATTTTTTTGATGCGGGTGTTTATCGTGCGCTACGTCCAAAATCGATTAAAGATAGTGAATCGGAAATAAATGGTGCAGGTCTAGAAGGGCTTGTAGCACAACATTTGATGGCGTGGAAAGATTATACGACCGAGAAGCACGACCTGTTTTTTTGGCGTACAAGGTCGGGGGTTGAAGTTGATTTTGTTATTTTGGGCAAGCTTGGGTTTTGGGCCATTGAAGTAAAAAATGCTGAGAAAATTCGCAATGAAGATCTACAGGCTCTCTCTGCGTTTCATGAAGATTATCCTGACGTTAAGACAATTTTTCTTTATAGAGGCAAGGAGCGTTTGTTAAAAAATAATATACTTTGTTTGCCCTGTGAAGATTTTTTGAGGGCGCTTTGCCCCGATGTGCCATTGGGTCAAGGATTAAAATGACTGATTGTTAAACCAATCTCTTTTTATTATTTGTGATTTTTGTCTAAAAAATTTTTACTAAAAATTTTTTGAAAAGTTGATTTAATCTAACTCAAAGGATTCTAAATATTTTGGAATAACGACAAACCAACCAAAGCGTTCTTCAATTTTCTTTTTTAGTGATTCTGCTGCTTCTATTTCGCCATGAGTAATAAAAACTTTTTTAGGAGCGTTTTCAAAATATGCAAGCCACTGCAAAATTTCATTGTAATCAGCATGCGCTGAAAGTGACTCTATCGCTTTTATTTCCGCGTTAACAGGATACATTTTTCCATGTATTTTTATTTCTTTTGTACCATCAACTAAGGTGCGCCCACCGGTTCCTTCTCCTTGATAACCTGTAAAAAGTATTGTGTTTTTAGAATCAGAAATAAAATGTCTAAAATGATGCAAAACTCGTCCACCGCTTGCCATACCGCTTGCAGCGATAATTATTGCAGAACCCTTAACGCTATCAATTTGTTTTGATTCTTCTACTTTTCGAGTATAAGTAGCAATGCCACATATATCCATACATAAATTGGTCGATAGTTTAAGCTCATCTTTAAATTTGCAAAGCAAGTCGGTAACGCTTATCGCCATGGGGCTGTCTAAATAAATAGGAATATCGGGAATAGCTTTTTTTTGTTTTAATTGATAGAGGCAATAAAGTATCGCTTGTGTTCGACCAACGGCAAAAGCAGGTATTATAAGTACTCCTCCTTTTGCTACAGTTTTATTTACCACTTCGCCTATAGCTTCAATAGGGTCATTTTGTTCATGTAGTTTGTTGCCATAGGTTGATTCGAGCACTAAAAAATCTGTTTCTTTTAAATGTGGGGGAGCTTTCATAATAAGATCGTTAGGACGTCCAAGATCTCCTGAAAATGTTAATTTTTGTTTTCCATCCGATATTGTAACAAATGATGAACCAAGGATGTGGCCTGACTGAATTAATGTAATTTTTAAAGATTTTATATTTAGAATTTTATCGTAATCAATTATTTGAAAAAATTTTAAAGAATTTTCAGCATCATTTCTAGTGTACAGAGGTAATGCTGGAGCATGACTAGAATATCCATATTTATTGGCACTCTTGGCATCTTCTTCTTGCAGCGCTCCGCTATCAATTAACAATATAGAGCTTAGTGCAAAGGTTGCTTTTGAACAGTATATTTTGCCTGTAAATCCGTTTTTAACCAATAAAGGTATATAACCGGTATGATCTATATGAGAGTGAGTTAACACAACAGCATCAATGCTGCTTGCATCTATTGGGAATTTATCCCAATTATGAGTTCTAAGTTCTTTACCACCTTGAAATAGGCCACAATCAACCAAAATTTTTGTATCTGCATCTTCAATAAGGTATTTAGATCCAGTTACATTTTCTACGGCACCCAAAAAAGTTATTTTCATTTATTTCTACCTTTTTCATTAAAATATGAAATTAGAATTTTAATTAAGTTAGCAACAATTGGGTTAAGAAATAAATTTTTTAGATATTCTGAACTAATTTGACCAGGGTTTCCTAAAAATGTTATTCATTTAATAGCTTAATTGTGCTGATAAATTATTTAGATTCAAGAGAATAAAGGGATTTGGATGTTAGTAAAAAAAATGGTAATCAGTATTTTTATTATGTTCTTTTTTCTATCAAATCCTTTACTCAAATCTCAAGCGGTACGACTAGCTACAAGCGATCGTTTGTGGATGGCTAGCATTAGAAGTTCTATTAAAGGATCATCACAGTCAATTCGTACTAAAGGGCGCAGTATTATAAATAGTTTAAAGCCGGGGGCTAGTGGAGCATTAAAACTTTATGGGGAAAATTGGTTTTTACTGGATGACCTTACTTATTTACGCTCGTCAAGCCAAGTAATTGACCATATTGCTTCAAATCCTGAACAAATAATAGGTATGGATAGTTATGGTACTTTTTTGGCTAACACTTTTACCGGCGGGGTAAGCTATAAAAAACCTTTTGCATGGAAAGCTTTCCTAGGAGGGCGTTATTTTATTGCTCGAGTGAAGCTAATATCTTTTCCATCAGAGCCGTCTATGTTTATGGGGCGTACTGACAAATGGATTATGCCTATTATCGGTGGCGGAATGGAGGCTTCTCTTTGTAAGAGGTTCACGTTTGAATTTTCAGGGGACATAGGTCTGGATAAAAATTATCTGAATTTGCAAATAACACCGCTGATTACTTGGAAAATTACCAAATCAGGGGCGGCGGATATTGGGTATCGGTTTATGTATGTGCAACATCGAGACTCAACTCTCGTGGCAAAATCAAAGTTCAACGGCATATTTATAGGGGTGCGCCTAATGTTTTAACTGGTCGTAGCTCGAATGAGCGAAGACTGATAGCTGTGGCGAAGACGAGAAGCCTACTACTTCGTTAAAACGTCTTAGTACAAGTTGGCGAAATATTTGCTTTTACCAAAAATGTTTTTTAGCAAAAGCATGTCCTGAGCCTATCTTGAGATATTTTTCGAAGGCTAAAGCTTTGGATTTCTCGTTAAAACAAATGGATGTAATTAATTTCCAAGGTTTAAAATTTGAGGTATAAATAGATGCTCCTGAGTTATGTTTTTTCATGCGCTGGACTAGATTGGCGGTAGATCCAACATAAGTTTTAGAAGAATCTTTTATTGATTGAATTAAATAAACATAATACATAAATCTTACTCAAATATAAAAGCCCTACTACGCTCTTGCAGAGCTACGAAGGGCATACTTCGCTCAAATTTTCTTATGTAAAATATAAAATATCAAAAGTTTACTGGCTTGCCATACGTAGCTTTAGCGAAGTATGGCTGGGAAGAGAGGATTCGAACCTCTGTAATCGGATTCAGAGTCCGAGGTCCTGCCACTAGACGACTTCCCAGTAATTTTTAGATATTTTTAAGAAATTTGTTTTTGATTTATAAATTCTAGAAAAAATTTTTAAAAGTGTATATCAAATCTTTTATGCAATTTATACCAATGTATGCGCAAGAAAATAAACTTAAAACTGCTACAAATTTTGGAAGCTTAATTTCTTTTCCTCTTGTTTTGTAAATCATTAAGAGTGATGTGGCTGAGAATGTGTAACTTGTTAAAATTCCCAGAATTGCGATTCGCGCTATAAATAAAACATTCACATTGATTGTTAAAAAGAAGAGTACCAAAAATCCTTGAAATATTAGTGCAAGGTATGGAGCACCATGTTTATTTATAGAAGTTAATTTTTTAATTGATTTGAATTTAGATTCTTTAACAATGCTAAAAATATTCCAGCTGTTTACAAAGATCATTCCATAAGCAGCACCTAGGATCGATAACATCACAAAACCACTAATTAATTTGGGGAGTACTATTCCAAAGGTTTTTTCAATAAAAGGAATTTTTGCAAAGAAGTCAGCAACCGGTGCTTGCGATTGTGCAAGTGATGTGCCCAAAACTCCAAAAATTGAATTTTGGAAAAGCATGCAAACTGTTGCAACTATTAAAAATGAAAAAACGACCGCTTTTGAAATATTCTTCTCTGCAGAGTCGATTGTATGACCTATTAAGCAAGCCGCTTCAAAACCCATTAAAGCGTAAATGGCAATTGATACGCTTGAGGCAAAAGATGAGAATGAAATATTTTGGAATGTAAGGTGCGAGAAATTGAAATAAAAAATTCCAAGGAGAATAACTAAAGTGATTGGAACAAATTTGAGAAAAATAAAACCAATTTGAAGTTTGCCGCCGATTTTGACGCCGAGTAAGTTTAGAAAAACAAGTAATATTAATAAAATTATCCTTGTATAAACGATTGGAAAAACTTCAAAGCTTGGAAAGATATTATAAAAATATGTTGAAATTGTTCGAAATAAAACTGATATAGATGCTATTTTACCCAAGAAATATGCAAATGCGCTTATATTACCCGCCCATCTCCCAATTCCCTCTTTACTGTAAGTGTAAAATCCACCTTCTGTTGCTTTGTGAATTTTAGATAATTCGGCAATTGATAAAACTAGTGGTAAGACTATGAGAGCAACTATAATGTAGCTTAAAAAACCAAGCGGTCCTGCAAGCTGCGCTAACGGTGTAGAGTTTACAAAAATTCCTGCACCAAGAATTACATTTATACTTATCGCGATAACAAACCAAAGTGAAAAAAGTTTTGAACCATTAGATGGCATTTATTTCTCCTAAAATCAAATTTTTGTTAATTGATACATAATAAAAAAATTATTTAAAATGTACTAACCATTTTTTAACTTTAGGCAAAATAAGGAGAGTTTGTGTGATGAAAAAGATAGAAGTTGATAAAAATAGATTTTATGAAATTGTTAAAAAAGTTGTTGGCGTGCTTTGTATTATTGTTGGAATTATGGGATTATTTTTGCCATTTTTTCAAGGAATTTTGTTAATTGTAATTGGATTGATATTGATTGGGAATAAATGGCTTTTACAAAAAACAAAGAAAGTTTTTTTATTTTTGAAGACTAAATTTATGAAGTTAATTGAATATTAAATTTTTGATACTTGCAATTACTTTGTTTCGAATCTCTTTTTGTACCTCTGGAGTTCCTAGTGCTTCTAAAAATCTTCTTTTTAAATATTCACTTACGATGCTGTTTATTTTTGAAGTTACATTAAATTGTCGACAGATGATTATACCTACTACGGTTGAAGCAATTGCTGTTCCGCTTGCAATTAAACATTTTTGAGTTTTTGTTAAAGGCTTTGCGGACAAATTGTTGTTTGTTGAAAATACCATTAATGACATAAGAATTAAAAATAAAAACTTTTTCATATTTTTCTACCTTTTCGCGCTTTTTTAAAAAAGAACCCAAGAGGTTATCTTGGGTTCTTAAAATAATTATTGTGAATTATTTTATTTTTATTTACCAAATGACCAAAAATGTTTTTTAACTGGAGTTTTTCTCAATGATGGAACGTGTGCCCAAGCTGATTTTGCAAGACCTGATGCTAAGCTTGGAGTACTTGTAACGAAACCATTGATAGCAAGTCTAGTTGGTCTGTAAAGTTCTAAAGCTGCTATACCTGTTCCCAAAGCTAAAGTTGAAATTATATAATGTTTTTTCATTTCTCTTGGAACCAAAAGAGCAGATCTCTTTATCAAACCTTCTGTAGGCTTAACTTCAGGTTTAGACTCAGCCTTGACTTCTTTTTTAGCTTCTGCTGGTTTGACTGTTGCTGGTCTGAAATGTCTGTAAAGCTTATATGAACCGTATAATCCAAGTCCGGCTGCAGCGGCTATTCCACTTCTTTTTACAAGAGATGGGTGTGCTGCGTAGAAGTTAACTGCTTTTTGAGCAACGTAGCTTCCGCCATTTTGTGCTATTTGGTGACCAACAAATTTTCCAAATTTTGTACCAGTTAAAATTGCGCCATCTTTAATAAATTGAGGTTTCAAAGTTCCTCTAAAATATTTTGATGCTGCAACGTCTGCTGCTGCTACTGCTGTTAATCCTAAGCCCAAACCTAATTTAGATTTGAAGCCGAATCTTGAAGGTTTTACTGATTGAGTTGTTGGTTCTACAGCTGTTTCTTTTGGAGCTACTACTGTTGATTGTTTAGCATCGCGAACTATTTGTTGAGCATTCTGTAAAGTTGGTTGAAATCCAGTAATTGGTGTTGAGATTAATAGGAAAGTTTTAACTTCTGGAGTTTCTTGAGAAAATATTCCTGCTTCTATATTGCTTTTTAATAGTTCGGCTTGAGCGTTTAGTGTACCTGTGTGTTGATCATAACCGCCCGTCATATTTGTTGCTGCTTGTTGAATTATCGTGTTGTTTTGTGTTGCTGTTACTTTATCTTGTTCGCCAATAGCATTCATATTAACAAGTAAACCACCTGTTAATGTTAAAGATAATAATAATTGTTTAACTGTTTTATTCATAAATATCCCCCACGGATAGTTTTGATTGTTATATAATATGAGAATCAAAACTTAGATCTCCTTAACGTTAATCGATCTAAGTAAAAAGGCATGTTTTAATCTGCCATTTTAATCCATCCTACATTTATAGGTTTTCTCGTCAAAGGCCCCCCTGGTCAATTTTAAAAAACTATAAAAAAGTGGATTTTTTCAGCATAAAACTGTTATTTTTTGCAAATTTGATATATTTGTTAGATCCTTTTTTTGTATCTTTAAATAGTGGAGATGTTTGAAGTTTCTTTATTTTTAACAATTTTTGGGGATTTAGGTTTTATGATTTATCATTTAGCGGAATTTTTAAAAAAAGATTATCTATTTTTCAACCTTTTTCATTATGTTAGTGTGCGCGCAATATTCTCTCTTTTGTCTTCTTTAATTTTATTTTTTATCTTGGGTAATTGGTTTATCAAAGCGTCGCAACGCAATTTTAGATCCAATGTGCGTGAATATACACCACAAGAGCACCAGAAAAAAAATAGTACACCAACTATGGGTGGATTGCTTGTCTTGCTGATAACTACCATAAACATTTTATTTTGGAACAATTTATCTAAACTGTCGGTTTGGATATTCCTTCTTTGTCTTTTAAGTTTTGGATTGATTGGTTTTGTTGACGACTGGGCCAAAATTAATAGTAAAAAGGGAATTAGTGCAAAAT
Protein-coding regions in this window:
- a CDS encoding excinuclease ABC subunit C, producing MYYVYLIQSIKDSSKTYVGSTANLVQRMKKHNSGASIYTSNFKPWKLITSICFNEKSKALAFEKYLKIGSGHAFAKKHFW
- a CDS encoding MBL fold metallo-hydrolase; this translates as MKITFLGAVENVTGSKYLIEDADTKILVDCGLFQGGKELRTHNWDKFPIDASSIDAVVLTHSHIDHTGYIPLLVKNGFTGKIYCSKATFALSSILLIDSGALQEEDAKSANKYGYSSHAPALPLYTRNDAENSLKFFQIIDYDKILNIKSLKITLIQSGHILGSSFVTISDGKQKLTFSGDLGRPNDLIMKAPPHLKETDFLVLESTYGNKLHEQNDPIEAIGEVVNKTVAKGGVLIIPAFAVGRTQAILYCLYQLKQKKAIPDIPIYLDSPMAISVTDLLCKFKDELKLSTNLCMDICGIATYTRKVEESKQIDSVKGSAIIIAASGMASGGRVLHHFRHFISDSKNTILFTGYQGEGTGGRTLVDGTKEIKIHGKMYPVNAEIKAIESLSAHADYNEILQWLAYFENAPKKVFITHGEIEAAESLKKKIEERFGWFVVIPKYLESFELD